A genome region from Chloroflexia bacterium SDU3-3 includes the following:
- a CDS encoding glycoside hydrolase, giving the protein MRYRPFFVAAMLGAVLTMAVGPQAFQAQASPTNPYLFPYNQGTNISYNISDVTAAWQQWKSTTITSNNAGGGGRLRVMGGTDSGSTVSEGQGYGILFSSIFDEQSTLDGLWLFARDHLDKYGLMHWHIGSPGQLIGEYAATDGDEDMALGLMNACIKVRKGAWSNSPYGIDYCSAATSMINAIYQYEVDKPGSEPPAGLSNNQGGELLPGDAWLLTRDYPEGIVNLSYFSPGYFTAFGKFTGNTSGWNTVNARNYAITNLAQGKAGNCSKLISNWNQYDGDPQTVSWQPDTSHYWGWDAARFAWRIAVDKAWYNTANARETMNEVGGFFSSVGISNVRAQYRLDGTSIDSYHSTYFVAHAASAIWAAPSPNAVNCGAATGSLKTSPQQAYNEVLNTKEQGGDGVYYNNSWRLFAMLLMTGNFPNFYEMANSTTPTATPVVPTATPVVPTATPVVPPTATPVVPPTATPVVPPTATPVVPTATPVSGASCQVSYVVNQWNTGFTANVTIKNTGSSTVSGWTLAWTFPNSQQVTNAWNTTLTQSGASVTAKDAGWNGTIAPGGTSNFGFQANYSGSNATPSNFTLNGAACSVAP; this is encoded by the coding sequence ATGCGCTATCGTCCTTTTTTTGTTGCGGCGATGTTGGGAGCAGTCCTAACCATGGCAGTCGGCCCGCAGGCCTTCCAGGCCCAGGCCAGCCCCACCAACCCGTACCTGTTCCCGTACAACCAGGGCACGAACATCAGCTACAACATCAGCGATGTCACGGCGGCCTGGCAGCAGTGGAAATCGACCACGATCACATCCAACAACGCGGGCGGCGGCGGTCGGCTGCGCGTGATGGGCGGCACCGACAGCGGCAGCACCGTGTCGGAGGGCCAGGGCTACGGCATCCTGTTCTCCTCGATCTTCGACGAGCAGAGCACCCTGGATGGCCTGTGGCTGTTCGCCCGCGACCACCTAGACAAGTACGGCCTGATGCACTGGCACATCGGCAGCCCCGGCCAGCTGATCGGCGAGTACGCCGCCACCGATGGCGATGAGGACATGGCCCTGGGCCTGATGAACGCCTGTATCAAGGTGCGCAAGGGCGCGTGGTCGAACAGCCCCTATGGCATCGACTACTGTTCAGCCGCCACATCCATGATCAACGCGATCTACCAGTACGAGGTGGACAAGCCCGGCAGCGAGCCGCCTGCGGGCCTTTCCAACAACCAGGGCGGCGAGCTGCTGCCCGGCGATGCCTGGCTGCTCACGCGCGACTACCCCGAGGGCATCGTGAACCTGTCGTACTTCTCGCCGGGCTACTTCACGGCGTTTGGCAAGTTCACCGGCAACACCAGCGGCTGGAACACGGTGAACGCCCGCAACTACGCGATCACCAACCTGGCGCAGGGCAAGGCCGGCAACTGCTCGAAGCTGATCTCGAACTGGAACCAGTACGACGGCGACCCGCAGACCGTCTCGTGGCAGCCCGACACCTCGCACTACTGGGGCTGGGATGCGGCGCGCTTCGCCTGGCGTATAGCGGTGGATAAGGCCTGGTACAACACCGCCAACGCCCGCGAGACCATGAATGAGGTCGGCGGGTTCTTCAGCAGCGTGGGCATCAGCAACGTGCGTGCCCAGTATCGGCTGGATGGCACCTCGATCGATAGCTACCACAGCACCTACTTCGTGGCCCACGCCGCCTCGGCGATTTGGGCGGCCCCCAGCCCCAACGCAGTGAACTGCGGCGCGGCCACCGGCTCGCTCAAGACCAGCCCGCAGCAGGCCTACAACGAGGTGCTGAACACCAAGGAGCAGGGCGGCGACGGCGTGTACTACAACAACTCGTGGCGGCTGTTCGCCATGCTGCTGATGACCGGCAACTTCCCCAACTTCTACGAGATGGCCAACAGCACCACCCCGACGGCCACGCCGGTGGTGCCGACGGCCACACCAGTGGTTCCCACGGCCACGCCGGTGGTGCCGCCCACGGCCACGCCGGTGGTGCCGCCCACCGCTACCCCGGTGGTGCCGCCCACGGCCACGCCGGTGGTACCGACGGCCACGCCGGTGTCTGGCGCTTCCTGCCAGGTGAGCTATGTGGTGAACCAGTGGAACACCGGCTTCACCGCCAACGTGACGATCAAGAACACCGGCAGCAGCACGGTGAGCGGCTGGACGCTGGCCTGGACCTTCCCCAATAGCCAGCAGGTGACCAACGCCTGGAACACCACGCTGACCCAGAGCGGCGCAAGCGTGACGGCCAAGGACGCTGGCTGGAATGGCACCATCGCCCCCGGCGGCACATCCAACTTTGGCTTCCAGGCCAACTACAGCGGCAGCAACGCCACGCCCAGCAACTTCACGCTGAACGGCGCGGCCTGCAGCGTCGCTCCCTAG